The nucleotide sequence TAAGGGAATCTTTTAGAAGTTGGTGCATTATATGTTCGCCACCGTCGCCATGGCCCGAAGATCTAAATCAAATATGATCGAAAATTAGCAtgaatatttcaaacatatctaCCTGATTAAGTTTGACTGAAAAACATATTAGACTAGACTCAACATAGAAACATCTATTTGGCACGTCAATGGTCCAGTCCAGATCGGGCTTAGGAACCCAAAAAAATGAGCTCCATCTTTGGTCCTTTCTTCCATCCTCTTGCCTACGTGCTTTCCTCGCTTGCTTGCAtaaggagaaaaataaaaaaacaatagGTCGTGCCTGCACCCACTTTCTAAAGCTGCTCGCATTGTAATCTCGAATTTTCATTAAattcctttcaaaaaaaaattatgcattaaATTATTTGCTCTTGTAATTACACGTGCCAAATTCTAGGAAGTATGAAATGGAGTCGATAAGCCCGCCACCTTTGATTATTCTCCATCCTTTGTGAAAGTAGTCTGCGCCCACAACTTTCTCAATACAGAGGCTATCAAATGGAGAAACTAACATCTTTTTCAAGTGCATGGGCATCAGATTCTCCGCAAAAAAGACTAAAAACAGTAGAAAACCGAAAATACAAGCATGCAAACCTAAAGCCATAAACCTTTCCCTCACACAATACTGCACGCATTGGGATTCTCCTCGCTAAAGATGGTTGTTAAGCGATTGGCATCAGTGGCAATGCTGTAGATCCCCTCACGAACAGGGGTAGGATAGTAACGATACTCGCCGCTAAAGTACTCCGGCCTCCTCCGCTCCCCCCCTTCCTCCCATCTCGCCAGCGGCGACGGCACGTAGCGGTAACTACTCAACCCTGCATAAACTGGACCCGGTTGTGGTCGGCTCGAGCAGGGCAGATTAGCTCGGCGGTGAGGGTCCGGGTCGGGGTACGGTTCCGGTCCATCGGTGAACCGGACCCGGTCCTGATTAGCTCGGCGGTGCGGGTCCGGGTTGGGGTGCGGTTCCGGTCCATCGGAGAACCGGACCCGGACCGGGTCCGGTTCTTTGTTTTGGGCGATCTCGGCGTGGGCCGAAGGGGAGACGTCGGCCGCCGGGTGGTGGATCGGGCGGTGCTTTGTTGAGGTCGGGCTTTGGTCTTGTACGGCAGGGAATACGACAACGGGGTCGTCGCTGAAAGCTACGTTCTTTGCCGCTTGTCTCCCGCGGGAGTAGTAACCTGGTGGTGGGGAGTGCACCCTCGCTCCTTTCAGCCTTCTCCCTCCCTTGCCTTGaaacaacaagaagaaaaaaaaaaaaagataaaaatatcatCATGAATGAGAAGTGATGTTTGTGCTTGTAGTCCCAGTTGCAATTTGCATGATGCACATGTCCATCATGATCTTTTTCTTGTTGAATTTGGAAGTATGCAAATTTTGAGAAAGATGGAAGCTTTATAAAGCTAAATCCACGATCTTTGTGACAACATAAAGATAGTTTGTTGCCACTTTTCTAAAATTTATCCCTTTAGCCTTCTCCATAACTTTTCCATAGGATTAGCCAGTATTAAATCCTCTTGATTAACACAAGCATGTAGAGAAATTGCACGCGCTGTTGTCATATATGGATCTATGCAAGCAGGTTAGAACTTAGAAGTGCTAATTACTTCCCTCTCCTACTATTCCAGTTCGAAGTGCGAGACAGGCATCAAATACTGATGCCATATTTTAAGTATAAGTAGTAAAAATTACCTTGCATCATGTCCACAAAAATCACTTTGCATGGAGACCTTAAAGCACCAAATTAGATGCTCATGTGTCTCCTACATGGTGTAACTCATGGCTCACTCAATTAAgttagttagtttttttttttttttggtttactGAAAATTAAGCTCAACTGTTTGATGAGACTATAAAAATGTGATTTTTCATTTATATATGGTCGGCATACTAGACAAGCTACAAAGAATTGTTCTTAGTCACaaacttagaaaaataaaattcacaAAATAGCAAAACAACATGATGAATCCACCCATATACCATATCTTACCTAATTCACTTCAAAACAAGACAATCTAAACTACTCCATGGGCTATGGAAATGGAGATTGGTTGCTTGCTGAAACACTACTTATATCCTATCAAGCATGTTAACATCATTAAACAATAGAAGAATATGAACAAGTCAACCAGAAATATCAACAGGGAGAGATCGAGAGTATTACCACTGCACTTCCTAAGTGTCCTGGACATCATCTTGCCAAGAGGACAGCAAcccatctctctttctctagCTCTCCCCCCACCAAGGGCTCACATCCTTCTATTTCTTCACGCCAAATGTTAGCTTGGAGGGCTTTTTAAAGGAGAATAGCTAGCCTTTCAACAGGGAATCTCTTAAAAATGATGCACCTCCCCCCATGGGCCAATGTTTCCATGGGAAAAGAAATCAAATGGAGAGGGAAAGCGTGGTCCTCAAAGCCTACGGATAGAGTTAAGCCGAACAAATCGAGCTTTGAATATATTCTCGTGGGGTTTCTTATTGAAGCCCTCCTAGATTCTCTTTCCCTTTTTAAGAACTCACCATGACATCTCCTTGGCACTGTCGGCAATAATCAAGTTGGGTTGAAGTTGGTGGGTCTTACCTGACCCGCCTTACTTGATTTAACTATGATTTACTGATATCCATGTTTCATTTCATTGCTTCAGATCAATACTCAGCCATCAAGGGCTTTTCAAGGATAATAACAGATGATATGGTGAAGTCCATCTCAAAAAGTatcaattaatcaatttatatgcactaaataatttttttatatgtaaGTATAGTCTGCAATATCATGTGGAAGGTTCTATTACATTGTGTGGCTGTGATCCCTTGTATTCTTTTCAATTTGTTCATCCTCCAAAACttagaagaaagaaatgaagcactgctgatttttgggaaaaagaagttcggaaataaatatatttttgccaTTTGAGCAAGCCGCCTTCCTCCAATGAACGAGTAGCCATCGACTACTTTATTCCTTCCGTATACACATGCATCGTAGTATTGGATCGAATGCTGTTTGGACTAGTCCTTGATCcgcacatcaaaaaaaaaagaaaagaaaaaaaaaaaaggcatacaTAGATGTGACTCCCgtctattttttaaatattatgtaCATAAAGCTAGGA is from Phoenix dactylifera cultivar Barhee BC4 chromosome 6, palm_55x_up_171113_PBpolish2nd_filt_p, whole genome shotgun sequence and encodes:
- the LOC103701929 gene encoding uncharacterized protein LOC103701929 — its product is MGCCPLGKMMSRTLRKCSGKGGRRLKGARVHSPPPGYYSRGRQAAKNVAFSDDPVVVFPAVQDQSPTSTKHRPIHHPAADVSPSAHAEIAQNKEPDPVRVRFSDGPEPHPNPDPHRRANQDRVRFTDGPEPYPDPDPHRRANLPCSSRPQPGPVYAGLSSYRYVPSPLARWEEGGERRRPEYFSGEYRYYPTPVREGIYSIATDANRLTTIFSEENPNACSIV